The Terriglobales bacterium genome includes a region encoding these proteins:
- the aspS gene encoding aspartate--tRNA ligase — MQLDFLGDTKRTHMCGALRAADAGTTATIMGWVNKRRDLGQLIFIDVRDRTGVTQVVFDASSQALHEKAETLRNEFVVAVTGTVTKRDAQTVNKNLPTGEIELVASELKILNESQQLPFQPGDTVLPNEEMRLKYRYIDLRREKMQANIEMRHKVALAIRDYLSSQGFFEIETPFMTRSTPEGARDYLVPSRVHPGQFYALPQSPQLFKQILMISGFDKYFQIVRCFRDEDLRADRQPEFTQIDLEMSFPTQARVFEVVEGFLKAAFKVAGVDIPTPFPQMTYDQAMRLYGSDKPDLRLPAMTDVREFFAPENLDTLKINNGQPVMAIRIPKVGDLSRKERDDLKPLFGDRKDAKLFEDFKRLEKSFPEATAKIKQATGAEEGDLIVLVAGSAIPSEHRSEGGIKPEVKQHDVAVYTAAGQFRLELARRFADRHKLFAGDRKQASSYHFLWVTDFPMFERDDENNRWAAAHHPFTSPHEQDMDKLTSDPGSVRANAYDVVLNGTELGSGSIRIHRQDIQSQIFSALGMTREEAEQRFGFFLEALTYGTPPHGGIALGLDRIVMILVGGDSLREVIPFPKTAQAKDLMVDAPTPVNEAQLKDLSIKLRN, encoded by the coding sequence GTGCAACTCGATTTTCTCGGTGACACTAAACGTACTCATATGTGCGGAGCACTCCGCGCCGCTGACGCAGGTACCACAGCCACCATCATGGGATGGGTTAATAAACGCCGTGACCTCGGCCAGCTCATCTTTATTGACGTTCGCGACCGCACCGGTGTCACACAGGTCGTCTTCGATGCCTCCAGTCAGGCGCTGCACGAAAAAGCGGAGACACTTCGCAATGAGTTCGTTGTCGCCGTAACCGGCACGGTTACCAAGCGCGATGCGCAGACTGTGAACAAGAACTTGCCCACCGGCGAGATCGAGTTGGTCGCGAGCGAACTCAAGATTCTCAACGAGTCCCAGCAGCTTCCCTTTCAGCCGGGCGACACCGTGTTACCCAACGAGGAAATGCGTCTGAAATACCGCTACATCGATCTGCGCCGCGAAAAGATGCAGGCCAACATCGAGATGCGGCACAAGGTCGCGCTTGCGATTCGTGATTACCTTTCCAGTCAGGGCTTCTTCGAAATTGAGACACCATTCATGACTCGCAGCACTCCAGAAGGTGCTCGCGACTACCTGGTCCCCAGCCGCGTGCATCCGGGACAGTTCTACGCATTGCCCCAGTCGCCTCAGCTGTTCAAACAGATCCTGATGATCTCCGGCTTCGACAAGTACTTCCAGATCGTGCGCTGCTTCCGCGACGAAGACCTCCGCGCCGACCGTCAGCCCGAATTCACACAGATCGACTTGGAGATGAGCTTTCCCACCCAGGCGCGTGTGTTCGAAGTCGTAGAAGGCTTTCTCAAGGCTGCGTTTAAAGTTGCGGGAGTCGACATCCCGACGCCGTTTCCGCAGATGACCTACGACCAGGCAATGCGCCTTTACGGCTCCGACAAGCCTGACCTCCGCCTACCCGCCATGACAGATGTCCGCGAATTCTTTGCGCCTGAAAACCTCGACACGCTAAAGATCAATAACGGACAGCCAGTGATGGCCATCCGGATTCCGAAAGTTGGCGACCTCTCGCGCAAGGAACGCGATGACCTGAAGCCCCTCTTCGGCGACCGCAAAGACGCGAAGCTGTTCGAAGACTTCAAACGGCTTGAAAAGTCCTTCCCCGAAGCAACCGCGAAGATCAAGCAGGCGACGGGAGCCGAAGAAGGCGACCTGATTGTGCTTGTTGCCGGCAGCGCGATACCTTCGGAACACAGATCAGAAGGCGGGATTAAGCCTGAAGTCAAACAGCACGACGTCGCCGTCTACACCGCAGCTGGGCAATTCCGTCTCGAACTTGCACGTCGCTTTGCGGACAGGCACAAGTTATTTGCCGGCGATCGGAAGCAGGCCAGTTCGTATCACTTCCTGTGGGTAACTGACTTTCCGATGTTTGAACGCGACGACGAAAACAATCGCTGGGCCGCCGCGCATCATCCGTTCACATCGCCTCATGAACAGGATATGGACAAACTCACCAGCGATCCGGGCTCAGTCCGCGCCAATGCTTATGACGTAGTCCTGAACGGCACCGAACTTGGCTCGGGCTCGATCCGTATTCACCGGCAAGATATCCAATCGCAGATCTTCTCGGCACTGGGCATGACAAGAGAAGAAGCCGAACAACGGTTTGGGTTCTTCCTCGAGGCACTCACTTATGGCACGCCGCCGCACGGTGGCATTGCCCTCGGTCTCGATCGCATTGTGATGATCCTCGTCGGTGGAGACTCTCTGCGTGAGGTCATCCCGTTCCCGAAGACAGCCCAGGCTAAGGACTTGATGGTCGATGCTCCTACCCCGGTCAATGAAGCGCAGCTGAAAGACCTGAGCATCAAGCTTCGGAACTAA
- a CDS encoding TonB-dependent receptor: MLSLLCAFLVIGSLPLIGQERFGNVTGVVTDASGAVVPDVTVTVTNKDTNRTFSAKTRNDGTFNANDLEPGRYSLLFQKTGFSRYEVPDVAIMVGRTINVQAQLKVGGVDQKVEVVEAAPLIDTSTNMVATNVTVEEMDRLPKGRNFQGVAVLAPSVNTGQLEGGFQINGASAAENNYYIDGVSTTSVIDGSSRQNATFDYLQEVQVKTTGLDAEYGGALGGVVSAITKSGGNDFHGEFHYLFSGNKISAGPTERLILDPNVPADFIGSKDVAYFQDPKQKLDIHELGGSFGGPIVKNRMWFYTSFSPRFQAQRNNYQFTDVTPTYDDAGNITAPAQFSNGNLDRSFTKQNWFSKLSLDPTSRIRMNFSFLYTPEYLRGALPAFLGFGVLRTNQSKEASVQNNRLGYSQAENNVTGQLDFTLTNSTLLSVKGGRYFLNYKDTGVDALWQTRVGNQASGIPNFPSELAGATGSASAVAARVLHDTTTRAYVQADLSQVARFLGQHNFKFGVGTQKNINNVNDSALGPLGRTTLYWNQACTYAGCNTGTTTGAYGYYIVEDFATRGTTGANITHIYVQDSWKIGRLVVNPGVRFEKETIPSFRPDIAKYAFQFGFGDKIAPRLGASYDLLGNGKVKISGGWGRYYDWTKYDLARGTFGGDLWHVFYRTLDTIDPLVVNNINLENMPGTNLLTGQYRDRRLPGFEDLDPNVKPMSTESINAGVEWEIFNNMVFTGRYVRNHLVRTIEDMGALDANGDEVYRYGNPGEGTNVYAPVSGATCTVTVAGSCAFIQPKAQRDYDAMELSLNKRFGGGWLGNISYVYSRLYGNYSGLQSTDEIRPPGLSTFAGNQTFFGQVYRSGGNANRYFDLDEALYDAHGNDGLFGRLPTDRPHVLKFYGAKQFKFGTEIGGFFRVMSGTPVTTQVVSSNGIPIYVEGRGDLGRTPTFSQTDLLVAHNVKVGEGKSLRFEFNMLNLFNQKTSMFTWDRYNREDLSDSYGINLQDVNLDQGFDWQSMVNAFGSGALDYRYKKAAIFNPGFSGRFSVKFTF; encoded by the coding sequence GTGCTTTCACTGCTTTGCGCGTTTCTTGTGATAGGCAGCCTGCCGCTGATTGGACAGGAGCGCTTCGGCAACGTGACTGGCGTGGTTACAGATGCCAGCGGTGCCGTCGTCCCTGATGTCACGGTGACCGTCACCAATAAGGACACCAACCGTACCTTCAGCGCGAAAACGCGTAATGACGGTACTTTCAATGCTAACGACCTGGAACCGGGACGCTATTCGCTCCTCTTCCAGAAGACTGGCTTCAGCCGTTATGAAGTTCCCGACGTCGCAATCATGGTCGGCAGGACGATTAACGTGCAGGCCCAGTTGAAGGTTGGTGGCGTCGATCAGAAGGTGGAAGTCGTCGAAGCGGCTCCCCTCATTGATACCAGCACCAACATGGTTGCGACCAACGTTACGGTGGAAGAAATGGATCGTCTCCCCAAGGGACGCAACTTCCAGGGCGTTGCAGTTCTTGCTCCGTCCGTCAACACCGGCCAGCTTGAGGGCGGGTTCCAGATTAACGGTGCATCCGCCGCTGAAAACAACTACTACATCGACGGTGTCTCCACCACGTCCGTAATCGACGGTTCCAGCCGCCAGAACGCTACGTTCGACTACCTGCAGGAAGTTCAGGTTAAGACGACTGGTCTTGATGCCGAGTACGGTGGCGCACTCGGCGGCGTGGTCAGCGCTATCACCAAGTCCGGTGGTAACGACTTCCACGGCGAATTCCACTACCTCTTCTCCGGCAATAAGATCAGCGCAGGTCCGACTGAGCGTTTGATCCTCGATCCAAACGTTCCGGCTGATTTCATTGGCTCAAAGGACGTTGCGTACTTCCAGGATCCCAAGCAGAAGCTCGATATTCACGAGCTCGGCGGCTCTTTCGGTGGCCCTATCGTGAAGAACCGTATGTGGTTCTACACGTCGTTCTCGCCGCGCTTCCAGGCGCAGCGTAACAACTACCAGTTCACCGATGTAACGCCCACGTACGACGACGCCGGAAACATTACCGCCCCGGCGCAGTTCTCCAACGGCAACCTCGACCGCAGCTTCACTAAGCAGAACTGGTTCAGTAAGCTGTCGCTCGATCCCACCTCGCGTATCCGCATGAACTTCAGCTTCCTCTACACTCCGGAATACCTCAGAGGCGCATTGCCCGCATTTCTCGGCTTTGGAGTTTTGAGGACCAACCAGAGCAAGGAAGCCAGCGTTCAGAACAATCGCCTTGGTTATAGTCAGGCGGAGAACAACGTTACAGGACAGTTGGACTTCACCTTGACGAACTCCACGCTCCTGAGTGTCAAAGGCGGCCGCTACTTCTTGAACTACAAGGACACCGGCGTCGACGCTCTGTGGCAAACTCGCGTGGGTAACCAAGCGTCGGGCATTCCGAACTTCCCGTCCGAACTCGCCGGGGCGACCGGATCGGCTTCCGCTGTTGCGGCACGCGTGCTTCATGACACAACCACTCGTGCATACGTGCAGGCCGATCTGAGCCAAGTCGCTCGGTTCCTCGGGCAGCACAACTTCAAGTTCGGCGTCGGAACCCAGAAAAACATTAACAACGTTAACGACAGCGCTCTCGGTCCGTTGGGCCGTACTACTCTCTACTGGAACCAGGCCTGCACTTATGCGGGTTGCAACACTGGTACCACCACCGGCGCTTACGGCTACTACATCGTGGAAGACTTCGCGACTCGTGGTACCACCGGCGCGAATATCACCCACATTTATGTACAGGATTCCTGGAAGATCGGCCGCTTGGTCGTGAATCCTGGCGTTCGTTTCGAGAAGGAAACCATTCCCTCGTTCCGGCCGGACATTGCCAAGTACGCGTTCCAGTTCGGCTTCGGCGACAAGATTGCTCCTCGCCTCGGTGCCAGCTACGATCTGCTTGGCAACGGCAAGGTGAAGATCTCCGGCGGATGGGGCCGTTACTACGATTGGACCAAGTACGACCTGGCCCGCGGCACCTTCGGTGGCGATCTGTGGCACGTGTTCTACCGCACGCTCGACACGATCGATCCTCTCGTCGTGAACAACATCAACCTCGAAAATATGCCTGGTACCAACCTACTCACCGGCCAGTACCGCGATCGTCGTCTCCCTGGTTTCGAAGATCTCGATCCCAATGTGAAGCCGATGAGCACGGAATCCATCAACGCCGGCGTGGAATGGGAAATCTTCAACAACATGGTGTTCACCGGACGGTATGTTCGTAACCACCTGGTCCGCACCATTGAAGACATGGGCGCACTCGACGCCAATGGCGACGAAGTGTACCGCTACGGGAATCCCGGAGAAGGCACCAATGTATACGCTCCGGTTTCCGGCGCCACCTGCACCGTCACTGTCGCTGGTAGCTGCGCCTTCATTCAGCCGAAGGCTCAGCGTGACTACGACGCGATGGAACTGTCGTTGAACAAGCGCTTCGGCGGTGGCTGGCTGGGTAACATCAGCTACGTCTACAGCCGTCTGTACGGCAACTACTCCGGTCTCCAGAGCACGGATGAAATCCGTCCTCCGGGACTCAGCACCTTCGCCGGAAATCAGACCTTCTTCGGTCAGGTTTACCGTTCGGGTGGCAACGCCAACCGTTACTTCGACCTTGACGAAGCACTTTACGACGCCCACGGCAACGATGGCCTGTTCGGTCGCCTGCCCACGGACCGTCCGCACGTGCTTAAGTTCTACGGCGCCAAACAGTTTAAGTTCGGGACCGAAATCGGCGGATTCTTCCGCGTGATGAGCGGCACACCCGTCACAACACAGGTTGTCTCATCCAACGGCATTCCGATCTACGTGGAAGGCCGCGGTGATCTTGGCCGTACACCGACGTTCAGCCAGACCGATCTCCTCGTTGCTCACAACGTGAAGGTGGGTGAAGGCAAGTCGCTCCGGTTCGAGTTCAACATGCTCAACCTGTTCAACCAGAAGACCTCCATGTTCACGTGGGATCGTTACAACCGTGAGGATCTCTCCGACTCTTACGGTATTAACCTCCAGGACGTGAATCTCGATCAGGGCTTTGATTGGCAGTCGATGGTCAACGCGTTCGGTTCTGGCGCGCTTGACTACCGCTACAAGAAGGCCGCCATCTTCAATCCTGGTTTCTCGGGACGCTTCTCCGTGAAGTTCACCTTCTAA
- a CDS encoding tetratricopeptide repeat protein yields MYDDEAQIVGNQLIEHWKYVPYYFNMQVWAHINPNAVGNYYRPIFMLWMRINHALFEFHPLGWHLTTVLFHLLATFMVFRLARRLSSREDIAFIAALVFGLHPAHIEAVAWVSGVTESLFAVLLLGAFLGFLNWREGKNNARAWSLLLFALAIFSKETSVLMLPLIFAYCWLNPREDRPTIAARFWTSLVPTFPYVAVTMAYLGLRYVALNGLSHPLHELSLRVNLLTIPSVLWFYLKMLVVPVGLSAFYDTPYVTSPDLHHFWIPLLAVIVAATGLFFWWWKTRDRLVAFASVLLVLPLLPLLNFTFFFDGEIAHDRYLYVPSIGFALLVAIAITRLKSSRTLWMVTAAVAAVFLCLTIWQSLYWADNLVLYSRGVNIAPNNNLALNNLANETQRRGMLRQATALYARILDRNPSFYWANYNLAYALFQEEKYSEAAHFFRRAASLDASDAGTFYYLGQCEMHLGRLDFAEAAFRRAIATDSRLLGPRYMLGLVLKQQGRTREALDYFRAELTKNPNDANARKEADAIASTM; encoded by the coding sequence GTGTACGACGACGAAGCTCAGATCGTCGGAAATCAACTGATCGAGCATTGGAAGTATGTGCCCTATTACTTCAACATGCAGGTTTGGGCGCATATCAATCCGAATGCAGTCGGAAATTACTATCGGCCTATATTTATGCTGTGGATGCGCATCAACCATGCGCTCTTCGAGTTTCATCCGCTCGGCTGGCATCTCACGACTGTCTTGTTCCACTTGCTCGCTACGTTCATGGTTTTTCGCCTGGCGCGCCGGTTGAGTTCCCGCGAAGATATCGCCTTCATCGCCGCCCTCGTCTTCGGGCTTCATCCGGCGCACATTGAAGCCGTTGCGTGGGTCTCCGGAGTCACCGAATCCCTGTTCGCGGTTCTGTTGCTTGGGGCGTTTCTCGGTTTCCTCAATTGGCGGGAAGGCAAGAACAATGCGCGCGCTTGGTCACTGCTGCTATTTGCGCTCGCCATTTTCTCGAAAGAAACATCTGTCTTGATGCTGCCGCTGATCTTCGCCTATTGCTGGCTTAACCCACGCGAAGACCGTCCGACCATCGCAGCGCGCTTCTGGACGTCCCTGGTTCCGACATTCCCTTACGTTGCCGTCACGATGGCGTATCTCGGATTGCGCTACGTTGCGCTTAATGGACTATCTCATCCACTCCATGAGTTAAGTCTGCGCGTCAACCTGCTCACGATCCCGTCGGTGCTTTGGTTCTATCTGAAGATGCTCGTGGTCCCAGTTGGCCTGAGCGCCTTTTACGACACGCCGTACGTCACCAGTCCGGACCTTCATCATTTCTGGATTCCGTTGCTCGCAGTGATTGTCGCCGCAACGGGTTTGTTTTTCTGGTGGTGGAAGACGCGCGACCGCCTTGTTGCCTTCGCCTCGGTGCTGCTTGTCCTGCCGCTTTTACCACTGCTGAATTTCACGTTCTTTTTCGATGGAGAGATCGCCCACGACCGCTATCTGTACGTTCCCTCGATCGGATTTGCCCTGCTGGTGGCAATCGCTATTACGCGGCTGAAGTCGTCCCGAACACTGTGGATGGTTACAGCCGCTGTCGCGGCCGTCTTCCTCTGTCTGACGATTTGGCAGTCACTCTACTGGGCTGACAATCTCGTTCTCTACAGTCGGGGGGTGAACATCGCGCCGAATAACAACCTGGCGCTTAACAATCTCGCCAACGAGACACAGAGACGTGGAATGCTCCGCCAAGCCACGGCCCTGTACGCGAGGATACTCGATCGCAACCCGAGCTTTTATTGGGCCAACTACAATCTGGCTTACGCGCTGTTCCAGGAGGAAAAGTACTCGGAAGCAGCGCACTTCTTCCGCCGGGCAGCATCGCTCGACGCCAGCGATGCCGGTACGTTCTACTACCTCGGACAATGCGAGATGCATCTCGGGCGCCTTGATTTTGCTGAAGCCGCATTCCGCCGCGCCATCGCCACCGACAGCCGCCTGCTTGGCCCGCGTTACATGCTTGGCCTCGTGCTGAAGCAGCAGGGACGCACCCGCGAAGCTCTGGACTACTTTCGCGCCGAACTGACCAAGAACCCCAATGACGCAAATGCCCGCAAGGAAGCGGATGCGATTGCGTCCACGATGTAA